A window of the Cicer arietinum cultivar CDC Frontier isolate Library 1 chromosome 6, Cicar.CDCFrontier_v2.0, whole genome shotgun sequence genome harbors these coding sequences:
- the LOC101504282 gene encoding O-fucosyltransferase 30, with amino-acid sequence MLPKRKPHYKFPLIPVSLIVTLISFIFLYYYYTKRDSHFAEFSQTLKTSHTLQCSSQALALSEKFMWYAPHSGFSNQFLEFKNAVSIAGILNRTLVVPPILDHHAVALGSCPKFRVIEPKDIRISVWDHVVELVRSGRYISIAEIIDISSLVSSSLVRVIDLRDFVSIWCGISLDFACLNDLKSQSPVSKSLKQCGSLLAGLHGNIENCIYGVDEDCRTTVWTYHVDGHEDGVLDSFQPDEQLKQKKKISYVRRRKDVFRTLGPGSDVESASMLAFGSLFSAPYKGSESYLDIHESHQDQRFLSLMEKIKFLPFVPEIMIAGNEFAKETIKAPFLCAQLRLLDGQFKNHHKATFHGLRQKLESLRQQGPLPVHIFVMTDLPRDNWTDTYLGDLVSDAHNYKVNFLREDDQLVMQAAKKLTAAGYGQRFIPNSESRIGKKYCSNQRLPDVLLYVEQTVCSCASLGFIGTPGSTIAENIELMRKFGTCSRGS; translated from the exons ATGTTACCGAAAAGAAAACCACATTACAAATTCCCACTCATTCCCGTTTCCCTCATCGTTACATTAATTTCCTTCATTTTTCTCTATTACTATTATACCAAACGCGATTCTCATTTCGCCGAATTCTCACAAACTTTAAAAACATCACATACACTTCAATGTTCATCTCAAGCACTTGCATTAAGCGAGAAATTCATGTGGTATGCGCCTCACAGTGGCTTCAGTAATCAGTTTTTGGAATTTAAAAATGCTGTTTCGATCGCAGGGATACTTAATCGAACTTTGGTTGTTCCTCCTATTTTGGATCACCATGCTGTTGCTTTAGGTAGTTGTCCTAAGTTTAGGGTTATCGAACCTAAGGATATTCGTATTTCTGTTTGGGATCATGTGGTTGAGCTCGTTCGCAGCGGAAG GTATATATCCATTGCTGAAATTATAGATATCTCATCTTTAGTTTCTTCTAGTCTTGTCCGAGTTATTGATCTTAGGGATTTTGTGTCAATATGGTGTGGCATCAGCTTAGATTTTGCTTGTTTAAATGATTTGAAGTCACAGTCCCCTGTTTCTAAAAGCTTAAAGCAATGTGGATCCCTGCTAGCAGGGCTTCATGGGAATATTGAAAACTGTATATATGGTGTCGATGAAGATTGCAGAACTACGGTGTGGACTTATCATGTAGATGGTCATGAAGACGGTGTGTTGGATTCATTCCAACCCGATGAACAGTTGAagcagaaaaagaaaatatcgTATGTTAGGAGACGGAAGGATGTATTTAGGACGCTTGGACCTGGTTCTGATGTTGAATCAGCTTCAATGCTAGCATTTGGAAGCCTTTTCTCTGCCCCATATAAAGGTTCTGAGTCATATCTTGATATTCATGAATCTCATCAGGACCAGAGGTTTCTATCTTTGATGGAGAAGATTAAATTTCTTCCATTTGTCCCAGAAATTATGATTGCCGGGAATGAGTTTGCTAAAGAAACCATAAAAGCTCCATTTCTTTGTGCACAGCTTAGGTTGCTGGATGGGCAGTTTAAGAATCATCATAAGGCTACATTTCATGGGTTACGGCAAAAATTAGAATCTTTGAGGCAGCAAGGTCCTCTACCCGTACATATTTTTGTAATGACTGATCTTCCCAGAGATAATTGGACTGATACTTATTTAGGTGATTTAGTTAGTGATGCACATAACTATAAGGTGAATTTCTTAAGAGAGGATGATCAGCTGGTTATGCAAGCAGCCAAAAAACTCACCGCAGCTGGCTATGGACAGAGGTTTATTCCCAATTCAGAATCTAGAATTGGTAAAAAGTATTGTTCCAATCAGAGATTACCTGATGTACTTCTTTATGTTGAGCAGACTGTATGCAGTTGTGCATCTCTTGGTTTTATCGGAACTCCTGGATCAACCATTGCTGAGAACATAGAACTAATGAGAAAATTTGGCACTTGTTCTAGGGGAAGTTGA